In Trichocoleus desertorum NBK24, the following are encoded in one genomic region:
- a CDS encoding response regulator has product MTKILLVEDNEVNSFMMLRRLRMRGYQVIHAVDGAQAVAIAQSEAPDLILMDMSLPVLDGWQATQQIKAIPTTHTIPIIALTAHALAGDREKCLAAGCDEYEAKPVNFNQLVEKMQFFLSKPI; this is encoded by the coding sequence ATGACTAAAATTTTACTCGTTGAAGACAACGAGGTGAACTCTTTTATGATGTTGCGACGGCTACGAATGCGGGGTTATCAAGTCATCCATGCGGTGGATGGGGCTCAAGCTGTGGCGATCGCACAGTCAGAAGCCCCAGACTTGATTCTGATGGACATGAGCCTACCCGTTCTAGATGGTTGGCAGGCAACGCAGCAGATCAAGGCTATTCCTACCACCCACACCATTCCCATCATTGCGCTGACCGCTCATGCTCTTGCGGGCGATCGTGAAAAATGTTTGGCCGCAGGGTGTGATGAATATGAGGCTAAGCCAGTAAACTTCAATCAATTAGTAGAAAAAATGCAGTTCTTTTTAAGCAAACCCATTTAA
- the folP gene encoding dihydropteroate synthase: protein MPIPATWMIRNIRFDWGRRTYLMGVLNVTPDSFSDGGQFDSLAAALEQAKRLVAAGADIVDVGGQSTRPQAAEVDVETELDRVIPVIEVVRSQLDVPISVDTTRAAVAKAAVEAGADIVNDISGATFDPDMLPTVAALQVPLILMHIRGTPQTMQQLTDYEDLVGEIQAFLQGRIEAAIAVGIDPAHLMIDPGLGFAKTYSQNLELLRRVSEFRALGCPILVGPSRKSFIGHILNQPDPQQRVWGTAAACGAAIAGGTDLLRVHDVQEMRDVCRVADAIWRQS, encoded by the coding sequence ATGCCAATCCCTGCTACCTGGATGATTAGAAATATTCGCTTCGATTGGGGGCGGCGTACCTACCTAATGGGAGTCCTGAATGTAACGCCAGATAGCTTCAGTGATGGGGGCCAATTTGACTCTTTAGCAGCAGCCTTAGAGCAAGCGAAGCGTTTAGTAGCAGCAGGGGCAGACATTGTCGATGTGGGTGGTCAGTCTACCCGCCCCCAAGCCGCTGAGGTTGATGTAGAAACAGAACTGGATCGGGTCATTCCAGTCATAGAGGTGGTACGATCGCAGCTAGATGTGCCAATTTCGGTCGATACAACCAGAGCGGCTGTGGCTAAAGCAGCTGTAGAGGCTGGAGCTGACATCGTCAACGATATTTCGGGCGCAACCTTTGATCCAGACATGCTACCGACTGTCGCAGCTCTGCAAGTGCCTCTGATCTTGATGCACATCCGAGGTACACCCCAGACGATGCAGCAATTGACCGATTACGAAGACTTGGTTGGAGAGATTCAAGCATTTCTGCAAGGTCGCATAGAGGCAGCGATCGCGGTGGGGATTGACCCTGCTCACCTCATGATCGACCCAGGACTTGGCTTTGCCAAAACTTACTCGCAAAACTTAGAGCTGTTGCGCCGAGTCTCAGAATTTCGAGCCTTAGGGTGCCCTATTTTAGTTGGGCCTTCCCGCAAAAGTTTTATTGGGCATATCCTCAACCAACCCGATCCACAACAACGAGTTTGGGGCACAGCGGCTGCGTGTGGTGCGGCGATCGCGGGTGGCACTGACCTACTGCGAGTGCATGACGTGCAGGAAATGCGCGATGTTTGCCGAGTGGCCGATGCAATTTGGCGGCAGTCTTAG
- a CDS encoding SPFH domain-containing protein, whose amino-acid sequence MESILAALALVIVGYTVGSVKIINQGNEALVERLGRYHRKLVPGLNFIVPFVDSIVLEDTVREQVLDVEPQEAITKDNVCLKADAVVYWRILELERAFYSVEDVELGIKNLVLTTLRSTLGQMKVEETYSSRSEINQTLLRQLDEATAAWGVKVTRVEVQNISPPASLLESMAQQRAAEIRKRASISEAEGTVESMRLIAKALQAQPNTSEVLKYLIAQRYVEANEKLSESPNSKVIFMDPKALSEALENLMETPTVPDGIDLGAGNGSS is encoded by the coding sequence ATGGAGTCTATTCTTGCCGCCTTAGCTTTAGTCATTGTCGGTTATACCGTTGGCTCTGTAAAAATCATCAACCAAGGCAATGAAGCGCTTGTAGAACGGTTGGGCCGCTACCACCGCAAGCTCGTTCCCGGATTGAACTTTATTGTGCCTTTTGTGGACTCGATCGTTCTGGAAGACACGGTGCGGGAGCAAGTGTTGGACGTGGAACCGCAAGAAGCGATTACGAAAGACAACGTGTGTCTGAAAGCAGATGCAGTTGTTTACTGGCGAATTTTGGAGCTAGAGCGAGCTTTTTACTCGGTGGAAGATGTGGAGTTGGGCATCAAAAACCTGGTGCTCACGACGCTGCGATCGACTTTGGGCCAAATGAAGGTGGAAGAAACCTATTCATCTCGCTCTGAGATTAACCAAACCCTCTTGCGTCAACTAGATGAAGCAACCGCAGCTTGGGGCGTGAAGGTGACGCGGGTTGAGGTACAGAACATTTCTCCACCTGCCTCCCTCTTAGAGTCGATGGCCCAGCAACGAGCCGCTGAAATTCGCAAACGCGCCTCCATCTCTGAGGCCGAAGGTACGGTGGAATCTATGCGCTTGATTGCCAAGGCGTTGCAAGCTCAGCCCAATACCAGTGAAGTGCTGAAGTATCTGATTGCTCAGCGATATGTAGAAGCGAATGAAAAGCTGAGTGAAAGCCCTAACTCCAAAGTCATTTTTATGGACCCGAAAGCCCTGAGTGAGGCTTTGGAGAATTTGATGGAAACACCCACTGTACCGGACGGCATCGATCTGGGAGCAGGAAACGGTTCTTCGTAG
- a CDS encoding alpha/beta hydrolase → MPQFFWLQQGITNSSAPTIQTVLVQRSRKWMQGLLCGAVVALSCSLATPGQAAERVTFRLGPFQQTIAIADLETFAKTGELTPALKPYALVLTPDVRKALADRLELDPNIGDQVVNELLRSPAGQRMLAALGVAIPGSTVEQLQAAVTLAARQANGLSVLAILRAFPQETVTIDVSSIAAIASQLNFSYWESQALSPILERELKVESPAFAATFDPTVSGAQEVQQKTLVLRDRQRQRTLPVDLYWSDRPTGPLVVLSHGFGANRTFLAYLARHLASYGLTVAAIEHPGSNLAWLASPSPGLARDTLLSAAEFVERPRDVSFLLDQLAQRNQKPGALQGKLNTNQVSVMGHSLGGYTALALAGAELNVEGLRQFCQERIPLGLSPADWLQCTAIDLPERRVQLRDPRVAQAIALNPVVGRLFGPDGLKRVATPTLILTGTEDNLTPTLTHQLQPFAQLPQPKYLVTAIGGTHLSVGDPANFSDLITQSTLVRERQGPETEHLRQLLQGVSLAFIKQLTPEAKLYQPFLTSGYAQSLSTAQIPLRLNTQLPASLAPWMKVASLPPQQLNTEVGQRVSTLAYYFVACNSVLYTVSASGSSAWQLGSRRKAPRG, encoded by the coding sequence ATGCCACAGTTTTTCTGGCTTCAACAGGGGATTACTAACTCCTCAGCCCCAACCATCCAAACAGTCTTGGTGCAACGTTCTAGAAAATGGATGCAGGGGCTTTTGTGTGGCGCTGTAGTCGCACTTAGTTGTAGTCTTGCCACGCCTGGTCAAGCGGCAGAGCGTGTGACGTTTCGCTTGGGGCCATTTCAGCAGACGATCGCGATCGCGGATTTAGAAACCTTTGCCAAAACTGGAGAATTGACTCCCGCGCTCAAACCTTATGCGCTAGTTCTCACCCCCGATGTTCGCAAAGCCCTCGCCGATCGCCTAGAACTCGACCCCAACATTGGCGATCAGGTGGTGAATGAGCTGTTGCGCTCTCCCGCCGGGCAAAGAATGCTAGCGGCCTTAGGGGTGGCAATTCCCGGCAGTACAGTAGAACAACTGCAAGCCGCCGTGACGCTGGCCGCTCGTCAGGCCAACGGTTTAAGTGTATTGGCGATCTTGAGAGCATTTCCCCAAGAGACTGTCACGATCGATGTCAGCTCGATTGCGGCGATCGCCTCACAACTCAACTTTTCCTATTGGGAAAGCCAAGCGCTCAGCCCCATCCTAGAGCGGGAGTTGAAGGTAGAGAGCCCAGCGTTTGCAGCTACTTTTGACCCCACGGTTTCTGGTGCTCAGGAAGTCCAGCAAAAAACTTTGGTGCTGCGCGATCGCCAACGCCAGCGCACCCTGCCTGTTGATCTCTACTGGAGCGATCGCCCCACGGGGCCTTTAGTCGTGCTTTCTCACGGTTTTGGAGCGAATCGGACTTTTCTCGCTTATTTAGCTCGTCATCTCGCTTCCTATGGTTTGACGGTAGCCGCCATTGAGCATCCAGGGAGCAATCTGGCTTGGCTCGCCAGTCCTTCCCCAGGTCTAGCCCGCGATACCTTGCTTTCAGCGGCAGAGTTTGTGGAACGGCCACGGGATGTCAGCTTTTTGCTCGATCAACTCGCTCAGCGCAATCAAAAACCTGGAGCTTTACAAGGGAAACTCAATACCAATCAAGTCAGTGTCATGGGGCATTCTTTGGGCGGCTATACAGCCCTAGCCTTAGCGGGTGCCGAACTGAACGTGGAAGGGTTGCGTCAGTTTTGCCAAGAGCGCATTCCCTTGGGCTTATCTCCGGCTGATTGGTTGCAATGTACCGCGATTGATTTACCAGAACGTCGTGTGCAACTGCGTGACCCTAGAGTGGCTCAAGCGATCGCCCTCAATCCAGTCGTGGGTCGTCTGTTTGGTCCCGATGGGCTGAAGCGAGTAGCGACCCCAACCTTGATCCTGACGGGGACAGAAGACAATCTGACTCCTACCTTAACTCACCAATTACAACCGTTTGCCCAGCTACCTCAGCCTAAATATTTGGTAACGGCGATCGGCGGTACGCATTTAAGCGTCGGTGATCCAGCGAATTTTAGTGACCTGATTACCCAAAGCACGTTAGTTCGAGAGCGACAAGGCCCAGAGACAGAGCATCTTCGGCAACTTCTGCAAGGCGTGAGTCTAGCTTTCATCAAACAGCTCACCCCAGAAGCTAAGTTGTATCAGCCGTTTTTGACTTCTGGCTATGCTCAATCGCTCTCCACGGCTCAAATTCCTCTGCGCTTGAACACTCAATTGCCCGCCAGTCTAGCGCCCTGGATGAAAGTCGCATCTCTTCCGCCCCAGCAGTTAAATACAGAAGTCGGTCAGCGAGTTTCTACCTTGGCTTACTATTTTGTCGCCTGTAATTCAGTGCTCTATACCGTCAGCGCCTCTGGTAGTTCTGCGTGGCAACTCGGCTCTCGGCGCAAAGCACCTAGGGGCTAG
- a CDS encoding CAP domain-containing protein — protein MSSLSPKPRLFWYKTGTKRVCPKSIWLSYAALFAVLWTVPPVFHFVKQAQRGHPLDAHYFWAELSPQKVFHLGLYNGPGGRDWKIGLPIATLWTAATPRSLPELRTFALEVMNRDRQLNGLPALVEDPLLSQAAQLHAQDMMNRRYFAHQSLEGHTPTHRFHAIGGNPKVGVGENIIYVQESSLGLTYRDIEMFQKGWMYSNGHRQNILKPEYVKFGYGVVIDPASGRKFAAQEFAVPARTP, from the coding sequence ATGTCAAGTTTGTCCCCTAAGCCGCGATTATTTTGGTACAAAACAGGGACTAAGCGAGTTTGCCCTAAAAGTATTTGGCTCAGCTATGCCGCTTTATTTGCGGTTTTATGGACGGTGCCTCCTGTTTTCCATTTCGTTAAACAAGCTCAGCGCGGTCATCCCCTGGATGCTCATTACTTTTGGGCTGAGTTATCTCCTCAAAAAGTTTTTCACCTCGGTCTTTACAACGGCCCTGGCGGTCGCGATTGGAAGATTGGTCTACCGATTGCTACGCTTTGGACTGCGGCAACTCCTCGATCCTTGCCAGAGCTACGGACATTTGCTCTAGAGGTGATGAATCGCGATCGCCAACTCAATGGCCTACCTGCTTTGGTAGAAGATCCCTTGCTCTCCCAAGCGGCTCAGCTTCATGCTCAAGACATGATGAACCGTCGCTATTTTGCGCACCAATCTTTAGAGGGCCACACGCCAACCCATCGCTTTCATGCGATCGGGGGTAATCCTAAGGTGGGTGTCGGAGAAAATATCATCTACGTCCAAGAATCCAGCCTGGGGCTGACTTATCGCGATATTGAGATGTTTCAGAAAGGCTGGATGTACAGCAACGGACATCGTCAGAACATTCTGAAGCCAGAGTACGTCAAATTTGGTTATGGGGTTGTCATTGATCCGGCGTCTGGACGTAAATTTGCGGCTCAAGAATTTGCGGTGCCTGCTAGAACTCCCTAA
- a CDS encoding secondary thiamine-phosphate synthase enzyme YjbQ: protein MRHYQRFLSISTAGKSLAKITSKIQAIVAESGIETGLCTLFLRHTSASLLIQENADPDVLRDLENFFAKLVPEDSQRYIHSAEGPDDMPAHIRTALTHSSEQIPIAQGQLVLGTWQGIYVWEHRQRSHTRELVVHITGE from the coding sequence ATGCGCCATTACCAACGTTTCCTGAGCATCTCAACTGCGGGTAAGTCACTGGCTAAAATCACCTCAAAAATTCAGGCGATCGTGGCAGAGTCAGGAATTGAAACTGGGCTTTGTACCTTGTTTCTACGGCATACCTCAGCCAGTTTGCTAATTCAAGAAAATGCTGACCCGGACGTGCTCCGCGATTTAGAAAACTTCTTCGCTAAGCTGGTGCCCGAAGATAGCCAACGCTATATTCACAGTGCTGAAGGCCCGGATGATATGCCCGCTCACATTCGTACCGCCCTTACCCACAGCTCCGAGCAAATTCCGATCGCTCAAGGGCAATTAGTTCTAGGCACCTGGCAAGGAATTTATGTATGGGAACACCGCCAACGCAGCCATACCCGTGAGTTGGTGGTGCATATCACTGGAGAGTAA
- a CDS encoding glycosyl transferase produces the protein MSRPVLYVAITNHGFGHATRAASVVAEIQHLCPEILVAMVTTAPRWLLESYVSGDFIHRPRGLDVGIIQSDSITMDKAATLEKLRHIRAQERSLIASEVNFIQQNRIGLVLADIPPLATKIAQAAGVPCWMMSNFGWDFIYQAWGGEFVEIADWIRGCFQQCDRLFRLPFHEPMSAFPKITDVGLTGGSPRFDLDQLRATFNLDTSPERTVLLTFGGLGLDQIPYQNLQHFPDWQFITFDRQAPDLANLRKVTDHQYRPVDFMPLCGRLVSKPGYSTFAEACRQSLPIITITRDDFAESPVLLEGIQNYAHHQILQPEEFFHSDWEFLHQSPQPPRQSEPVKTDGNQAIAEAVIQYFGQ, from the coding sequence ATGTCTCGACCCGTTTTATATGTGGCGATCACCAATCACGGTTTTGGCCATGCGACCCGCGCGGCCTCGGTGGTGGCAGAAATTCAACACCTTTGCCCAGAGATTCTAGTGGCAATGGTGACGACGGCACCGCGTTGGTTGTTGGAGTCTTATGTGAGTGGCGATTTCATTCACCGTCCTCGTGGTTTAGATGTGGGGATTATTCAAAGCGACAGCATCACGATGGATAAAGCCGCCACCTTGGAAAAACTGCGGCATATCCGAGCACAAGAGCGATCGCTGATTGCTTCAGAAGTGAACTTTATTCAGCAAAATCGGATCGGTCTAGTTCTCGCTGATATTCCACCCTTGGCTACCAAGATTGCTCAAGCTGCCGGGGTGCCTTGCTGGATGATGAGCAACTTCGGCTGGGACTTTATTTATCAAGCTTGGGGCGGTGAGTTTGTAGAAATTGCCGATTGGATTCGGGGTTGTTTTCAACAGTGCGATCGCCTGTTTCGCTTGCCCTTTCACGAACCGATGAGTGCTTTTCCCAAAATTACAGATGTGGGTTTAACGGGTGGCTCTCCTCGCTTTGATTTGGATCAGCTCCGCGCCACGTTTAATCTCGATACATCGCCAGAACGGACGGTTTTGTTGACCTTTGGCGGTCTGGGTCTGGATCAAATTCCTTATCAAAACTTGCAGCACTTTCCCGATTGGCAATTCATCACCTTCGATCGCCAAGCGCCAGATTTGGCAAATTTACGCAAGGTGACAGATCATCAATATCGTCCCGTGGATTTTATGCCTTTGTGTGGCCGATTGGTGTCAAAACCGGGCTACAGCACGTTTGCCGAAGCTTGTCGTCAGAGCTTGCCGATTATTACCATCACTCGCGATGACTTTGCTGAATCACCAGTTTTGCTAGAAGGCATCCAGAATTATGCCCATCATCAAATCTTGCAACCAGAGGAATTCTTTCACAGTGACTGGGAATTTTTGCACCAATCCCCCCAACCTCCGCGTCAGTCTGAACCTGTAAAAACCGATGGCAATCAGGCGATCGCTGAGGCAGTGATTCAATACTTTGGCCAGTAA
- a CDS encoding aminotransferase class V-fold PLP-dependent enzyme — protein MKSTLPVQHLLERHRQQFPALANKAYFNYGGQGPMPQAALAALQQAHLHIQQVGPFSNNSNTWIHQETQQTRQTIATELGTTAETITLTDSVSTGCNIALWGIEWQPSDRILITDCEHQSIIATVQEIQRRFGVVVDVCPLLATLNQGDPVAAIAEHLSANTRLVVLSHILWNTGQVLPLGEMVQACHAYPTQQHPIQVLVDAAQSVGVLPLDLAALEVDFYAFTGHKWWCGPAGVGGLYIRPEALETLQPTFIGWRGITTDANGQPSGWERGGKRFEVATSDYALYPALRVAIATQSEWGSIEARYQRIQSLSAYLWQQLRELRSVHCLRTTAPEAGLVSFQLVDQVSGRSHRQLAQFLESQEVMIRTILNPDCVRACVHYLTLESEIDRLVAGVQQFCQTVG, from the coding sequence ATGAAGAGTACGCTTCCGGTTCAGCACCTTTTAGAACGCCATCGCCAGCAGTTTCCCGCCTTAGCCAACAAAGCCTATTTCAACTATGGTGGCCAAGGCCCTATGCCTCAAGCAGCCCTAGCCGCTTTGCAACAGGCTCACCTACATATTCAACAAGTTGGCCCATTCTCTAATAACAGCAATACTTGGATTCATCAGGAGACTCAGCAAACTCGCCAAACGATCGCTACAGAATTGGGTACGACTGCTGAAACCATCACTTTGACCGACAGTGTCTCGACAGGCTGCAATATTGCGCTTTGGGGGATCGAGTGGCAGCCTAGCGATCGCATTTTAATCACCGATTGTGAGCATCAAAGCATCATCGCTACGGTGCAAGAAATTCAACGTCGGTTTGGGGTGGTAGTGGATGTTTGCCCGCTGCTGGCGACTTTGAATCAAGGTGATCCAGTGGCGGCGATCGCGGAGCACTTAAGCGCTAATACTCGCCTAGTCGTTCTCAGCCATATTCTCTGGAACACGGGCCAAGTGCTGCCGTTAGGAGAAATGGTTCAGGCTTGCCATGCCTACCCCACTCAACAACATCCCATCCAAGTCTTGGTTGATGCAGCGCAATCGGTCGGGGTGTTGCCGCTCGATCTGGCCGCACTAGAGGTGGATTTTTATGCGTTTACAGGGCATAAGTGGTGGTGTGGCCCTGCGGGAGTGGGTGGGCTATACATTCGCCCAGAAGCGCTAGAAACCTTGCAACCGACTTTTATCGGCTGGCGAGGCATCACCACGGATGCGAACGGTCAACCCAGCGGATGGGAACGAGGCGGTAAACGGTTTGAAGTGGCTACTTCTGACTATGCCTTGTATCCGGCGTTGAGAGTGGCGATCGCGACTCAATCGGAATGGGGTTCAATTGAAGCTCGCTATCAGCGCATTCAATCCCTGAGTGCCTATCTCTGGCAACAACTCCGCGAGTTACGCTCAGTGCATTGCTTGCGGACGACTGCGCCAGAAGCAGGGTTGGTTTCGTTTCAGTTGGTAGATCAAGTTTCTGGGCGATCGCACCGCCAACTAGCCCAGTTTTTAGAGAGCCAAGAGGTGATGATTCGTACGATCTTAAATCCTGATTGTGTTCGGGCTTGTGTGCATTACCTAACCCTAGAATCGGAGATCGATCGCTTGGTGGCAGGCGTGCAGCAGTTCTGTCAAACGGTTGGGTAG
- a CDS encoding TM0106 family RecB-like putative nuclease — protein sequence MFLTTELLLQYQRCSRRAFLDIYGDLTQRDPPSDYLLKLIQDSTAHRRTVLTDYAWQQPVWPPRDWVAGGQATLDLMRQGVECIYQGILVTETPEGVTLVSQPDLLIKQPGQSYFGDWIYVATEIKLGKRPKLEYQIIATFHTYVLAAVQGAWPETSWLILREKGSYEVDLWTLLPQMQTILQDCMQTLLAPEAPEVFIARNRCNLCGWLSYCSGVAQAQQHLSLLPGVTASRYAQLQALNLVTVESLASSTPTKLETLPGFGPDVAHRLVWQAQSVLENRAIAYPDKSSSRQPLNLAQELPTAPVELYFDIEAEPDVNVAFLHGVLVVDRRIQQETFYPLLAERPEDEVLVWQQFIELVNDYPDAPIFHFCPYEAQTVERLAKLYDTPAHWVRPLLNRFVDLHERVTRTVILPVESYALKPIARWVGFDWRDAKANGAQAICWYSQWLETGDRTYLDAIVQYNEDDCRATYQIKDWLVGFLQEALCSELV from the coding sequence ATGTTCCTGACTACTGAACTCCTACTACAGTATCAACGCTGTAGTCGAAGAGCCTTCTTGGATATTTATGGGGATCTCACTCAACGAGATCCTCCGAGTGATTACTTGCTCAAGTTAATCCAAGACAGCACAGCTCATCGACGAACGGTGTTAACAGACTATGCTTGGCAGCAACCTGTTTGGCCGCCAAGAGATTGGGTTGCCGGAGGACAGGCCACTCTAGACCTGATGCGGCAAGGGGTAGAGTGCATTTACCAAGGCATTCTGGTCACCGAGACACCGGAAGGAGTCACCCTGGTCAGCCAGCCGGATCTCCTGATCAAGCAGCCTGGTCAGTCTTATTTTGGTGATTGGATTTATGTCGCAACTGAAATCAAGTTGGGCAAGCGGCCCAAGCTGGAATATCAGATCATCGCTACATTTCACACCTATGTCTTGGCTGCGGTTCAAGGCGCTTGGCCTGAGACAAGTTGGCTGATCTTGCGAGAAAAGGGAAGCTATGAGGTTGATTTGTGGACGCTGTTGCCACAGATGCAGACGATCTTGCAGGATTGTATGCAAACCCTTTTAGCCCCAGAAGCACCAGAAGTTTTCATTGCTCGCAACCGCTGTAACCTTTGTGGTTGGCTGAGTTACTGTTCGGGGGTCGCGCAAGCGCAGCAGCATCTTTCACTCCTGCCTGGAGTTACTGCCAGCCGCTACGCTCAGTTGCAAGCTCTCAATCTAGTCACAGTTGAGTCGTTAGCCAGCTCTACACCCACCAAACTAGAGACTTTACCTGGCTTTGGCCCAGATGTAGCTCACAGGCTGGTTTGGCAAGCACAATCTGTCTTAGAGAACCGGGCGATCGCCTACCCAGATAAGTCATCTTCCCGCCAGCCTTTGAACTTGGCTCAAGAACTGCCCACAGCTCCGGTAGAACTTTATTTTGATATTGAAGCCGAACCGGATGTTAATGTGGCTTTTCTACATGGTGTACTAGTAGTCGATCGCCGGATTCAGCAAGAAACGTTCTACCCCTTACTAGCAGAGCGACCAGAAGATGAAGTGCTGGTTTGGCAACAGTTCATAGAATTAGTCAACGACTACCCAGATGCCCCCATTTTCCACTTCTGCCCCTACGAAGCCCAAACGGTAGAACGCCTCGCCAAACTCTACGACACCCCAGCGCATTGGGTACGACCGCTACTAAACCGCTTCGTGGATTTGCATGAGCGCGTGACTCGGACTGTAATTTTGCCAGTTGAAAGTTACGCTCTCAAACCGATCGCCCGTTGGGTGGGGTTTGATTGGCGCGATGCCAAAGCGAATGGAGCCCAAGCAATTTGTTGGTATAGCCAGTGGCTAGAAACAGGCGATCGCACTTACCTAGACGCGATCGTGCAGTACAACGAAGACGATTGTCGCGCTACCTACCAGATCAAAGATTGGTTAGTGGGATTTTTGCAAGAGGCACTCTGCTCAGAGTTAGTCTAG
- a CDS encoding GNAT family N-acetyltransferase yields MPIRDAIEADLRAIVAIYNATIPSRMVTADTQPITVESRLAWLRDRDPLSRPLWVMEQEQKVVGWLSFQSFYGRPAYQATAEVSVYVAAPYQRQGIGQTLLQAAIQRSPQLGLKNLLGFIFAHNQPSLCLFEKFGFQQWGYLPQVAILDEIERDLVILGRKISGTELLD; encoded by the coding sequence ATGCCGATTCGGGATGCGATTGAGGCTGACTTGCGTGCGATCGTAGCGATTTACAATGCCACCATTCCTAGCCGCATGGTCACGGCTGACACCCAACCCATTACGGTAGAGAGTCGTTTGGCTTGGTTGCGCGATCGCGATCCTCTCTCTCGACCTTTATGGGTAATGGAGCAGGAGCAAAAGGTGGTAGGTTGGCTCAGCTTTCAGTCATTCTATGGCAGACCCGCTTACCAAGCCACCGCAGAGGTGAGTGTTTACGTAGCTGCGCCTTATCAGCGTCAGGGGATAGGGCAAACTCTCTTGCAAGCCGCGATTCAGCGTAGCCCTCAGTTAGGCTTAAAAAACTTGCTCGGCTTTATCTTTGCTCACAACCAACCCAGTTTGTGCTTGTTTGAAAAATTTGGCTTTCAGCAGTGGGGCTACCTGCCGCAAGTCGCTATCTTGGATGAAATAGAGCGAGACCTAGTGATTCTAGGGCGCAAAATCTCTGGAACAGAACTCCTAGACTAA